From Zea mays cultivar B73 chromosome 3, Zm-B73-REFERENCE-NAM-5.0, whole genome shotgun sequence:
cgaccattgagggccgatttgataggtctaaatatgtcgtccccagcggagtcgccaaaagtatgttgacgcctttttggagcgccaaacactcaacaagaaccgtgtcggtgccctctgcacaggggcggacggtccgcgcgcaggggccggacggtccgcggcctggtgcgaggcgtggaggtgctctctgcacaggggcagacggtccgcgtgcaggggccggacggtccgcggcctggtgcaggactagggctcctgcctgacagccggacggtccgtgccctggggccggacggtccgcgcgtacgcagggacggcggaagatcgccgacgacgcctggatctcgctcccgggagggaccccgtcggggaggagagatcctaggagttgtctaggctcgggccggccgacctagactcctctaatcgacgtagagtcgaagagaagcggagaatttggggatcgagaggctaaactagaactagactagaactaccctaattgtactggaaataaatgtgaaatagaagttgtattgattcgattgattgcCTCTAATCGGCCGTAATCCTctgcttttatagaggagggagGCTGGACCCGTTACCAACAAAACTCCGAGCAAATCCCGCGATTTTCGCCAACAAACGCAGcgaaaaactcggaaccctaatctgttctgcgcgtgcgcggaccgtccggcctcagggccggaccgtccgtcggCTCAAATTGGTGCCCAACAGTCTCGCACCCGAGATAACGACACATTCTATCCCCGATGCGACTACACCACTGTCCgtcaaccaagaggtaccatcagttttccatcatgttccctttagattcagcttcgatccaccaagcgaccccagtGGCGGAGGGCGCACAAAATGTAAGGTATGGCTAATTTATATAAATCCGTGTTTCGAAACAGATTTTATACAACACCTATTTCACCGTGGTTCTTAAATTAATTAACCAATATATCAATTCGCTAACTGATTAAATAGACTAAACTAGTGAAACAAAATGAGGTTTAATTAAAGTAAATACACTCATTGCTCTATATAATAAACAAACGCTTAGAGAAGTAAAATACTGTGCCATTTTACTTAATGCGGAAGCCTTATAAAAGGGGCCATGGAGCAttaatctctactactaattataAACCTAATGTAGGCGTCCACACCCCGCGGTGTTCTGCCGCCCGCGGCTGCACCCTGCCCCGCATCACGCAATCCAGCGCAATTCCCCGGCCCACACGCTCGAGCACGCCCCCTGCCCCACACGCTCGAGCACGCGCCGCCCCGGGGGATCTGCCACCGCCTCCACCTCTTCCTCGGCCGTGGCGGTGAGCGCAGCGCCGCCCCCAGTGTAGATCTTGAGGCGGCGACGAAGCTTCAAGCCCACGCGCCCCTCGAGGTATGGCTACGATGCAGTCCCCAGGTCGCAACTGATTTAGACGCAGAGATGGAGGTGTCGGCGGCCTCCGACGAAACCCTACCGACGTGCTCGACCACCTCAAGCCCCACACTATCGCTCTCCTCCATCTTCTCTACAACCGCTGCCCACCTCTAGCTCCGCCTCCTCCCTACGTGAAATGGGTGGGCATCGCGCTGGCACAGCTCCATCTCCGGGCACGCAGGGTGGCGGCGCGTCGCGGATCTGGAGCTGGTCGATCATCACGCGTCGTCGGCAGCCAGGTAAATCTGACTGATTCTTCTCCTTACCTGCTTCTCCTGGTGTGGATCTCGGCTCTCGACGAGTTTCAGGGATCCAtagcggtggcggcggcggccatgGACAAGAGCCCTGGTGCTGCTTCTCACTTACGTCTTTCCTCGTTGGTGAACCGCGGTATGTGCTGATCGACCTGTGTGTGGTGCGCGCAGGTCAACGCGATGCGAAGCTCGCAGGAGAAGAACACGTAGGTGGAGAGCATGATCTGAAGGATCTGGAACCTTGTTAGGAAGGAGGTGTGCCTTTTTGCTCTTGGTTCATTTCTTCTCTCCCTTCGTGCTGCTTCTTATGTTCCTCAGATCTTGTGCCCATCTCGATTTTGGTGACTCAATTTGCAAGTTGGGTTGGGCACGTGAGATCTGGAACTATGTTGCAGGCTAAAAAGATGCCTCTAAAGAAGCTAAAAGAAGAGGAGGGCTAGAGAAGAGGTTAATTAACATGGAAGTAGATGATTACGTCCAAGACACCATACCTAGGGATAACGCATGGTAACAAATTGATTCTTGTTTTTGTCCCCTTCTTTTTCCTGTGTTGTTGTATGTTTGGAGGATAGGATGACCAGAGTTTGCCTGCAACCGATCTAAAGGTTAGAGCGAGCGCCATGTGATGCAGGTATGTACATCGCTGTTCCAAAATTCATGTGTTTGATGCCGGATTGCGTGTAGCTAGCTGTTCATAGTAGGGATTAGCGCTGAAAAATTGGGGGAAAGCAAAGTACACTGGTGACCTCAAGTTCAATCGAATCAATATGGCACATCAGTTAGACTGTTTGCTTATCTTAGAAAATTGATTTTTGTTCTTTTTACTACTAAAGCCTTACTTCTCTCTTCTGTAATTAAAGTGGTGACCAACTTGGAAGGACAGTTCATATGTCAAGTTGGGAGTTCTAAGGAAGGATTGTTTAATGGCCAATTTGATGCTGCCCTATTTGACCACCCTCAGGGGAAGAAACAACTATTATTTCCATGCAATAATAATAGCTCTTACAAAAACATGCTATGAGCTCTTAACATTTGAGATAACTATATCTTTGAACAATTGATCTCTCAGGAATATATGAGGCCTTGGAGTTGAGGGATGGAGGATCTGATTATCTTGGCAAGGGTGTTCTTAAGGTTAGTTAACCAGCCAATTTTTCCATTTCAGTCTAAGGGTATAATACTAGATGTATTTGCCATGCAATTGCATGCACCATAGTCATTCATGCATCCAGTGGTCAAGGTTAACTCATATAATAGAAATTAACATGTATCCTCCTCCCTTTTATTTGTGATAATTGATTTGGTAACTtatttgaaggatatgctctaAATTTGAGTTGACTAAATGTTACTATCTAGCTTTTGGCTTAACATTTGAGAGGAGATGGCGGTCACGATCACGTGGGTGAAGACGAGACAGATCTTCATCAGCCGCGGCAACCCCACCGTCGAGGTTCGACATTTTGCTTTGCCGAGTCTTCCAGGGGCCGTAAATTTGGTTTTGCCTCTTTTTTCTTTCTGTTTAGATCAAAGGCTCAGCCCAACTTTATTAGAAATCGGAAGTTCTAGCGTTTGCCTGTGTCCCAGTTCAGCGCGTCGATGTGCTCAAGACCTCCTCACCTCAGGTTTTGTATTTTACGTTGGATCTGGACTGACTGTGTTGTGCGGCTGCGCGCAGGTGGACGTGGGCCTCAGGGATGGCAGCTACGCGAGGGGGGCCGTACCCAGCGGCGTATCCACTGGTACGTCTGTCTGCTCCATGCCTCCATCTCCATTCACCCCGCGCTTTTGTTTTTCGAGTGCTCCGGTTCCTGAGCCGCTGCTTGGTTTCATTGATCTGGTTTCATTGATCTGGGCGTGTCGAGGGATCTGAGCGGTGGGATTAGTCGATCGGTCCAGTTCATCTTGATAACTTAGTGCCTCTCATTAACAATTTCATCTTGATTTTACATGTGCTGGTATAAATTGCACATCAAAATTGGTTAGTTCATTGTCGGGAAACAAATGTTAGATCCTGCATTGAGCCGCTGCTTGGAATTTCATCGGTCTTTTTAGGTGCGAGGGTTTTTTTCCTATAATAAAAGCGAAAAGGGTGTATTTGTCGTGAAAACATGCTATATTTCTGCTAGCTGTTCTTCTATTGCATTTTTTGTGCAAAGAATCAATTTCGTTCTTTCATTATATTACTTTCAAAACTCCATTGCTAACAAGGTTTCATTGACAACAACTGTTGGGTTTGAATGAGGCAGTTGAAACCAAGAGTTGTCTCTCCCAAGGACGCATTTCATCACCATCACTAAGCAACGCATGGGCACATCACCAGGGTATAAGCTTTTTTTTGCTATTCTACCTTTTTTCTCTCTTACCCTGTTTGTTTTCTGAAATTCGTCAGTTGGTTAGTTTTTAGCTTTCTGAAAGGCTGAAAGCAAGATCCGATCCAGCAAAGCCTTTTGACTTTCTCCCTTTCACTTCTACGTGCCTTTGCATAATTgtccatttttttaaaaaaatactaCAGCAAGTAGTACACGTTTATTTACCAAACCATAAAGCTTCCTGTGCTGCGAAACAGTAGTATCTGGGGAAGGTTATGTGTATGTCACAGTACTAACACAGTGGATCAGAACTAAGCACAGCAGATCAGATCAGATTTTCTTTTAAGGCTGCTTGATTTATCTTATTATCAAGCGTAAGTCTGTTGTTCTTGTTCGAATTACAATTGAGAGCCAGACACTTCATGAGATGCTTGGCAGTAATATTTCTCTTGTTTGTGTGATCAATCATGCCATTATTTTAGTCTAATAGATGGACATGTTTTAAATTTTGAGGAGGCATTGAAACAATTTGCATCATGAAGGCGTTCGAGAAGTTCCAGTATGTAGATGTTCTTATTCCTATTGTTTCTTTTCCTCTAAAGTACCGCTGCACGAGCCTGTTGTCGATGCCTTCGTGGGCCACACCTATAGCCACAACAGCAAGGCTAGGAGCAGCAAGGCCAGGACGAACTGTACGATCCTGACACTAACTAGGGTGTGGCACAAGGATAGCAAATAGTCGACTGATTAGAGCTAGGGGATCTTAGGATAAGTTGTTAATTTGTTAGGGAATCAGTTATGGGCACTGTAGATATAAGGCGCTGATTAGTTTGTATATAGGCATCGAAGAAAAAACTCTTTCTGTCCAACCTCCTCCGACGATCATCCTCCTGTCTGTTCCGATCTCGTGCGGGCTCCACCATTGTAATGGTAAGATTCAGAGCCGACTCTGTTCTGCTTGTTCCTTACCCTTACACTAACGGCAGTCAAATTTTACTTATAGTCATGATTGTCAATTTTCTTTCAGCTTGCCACCGGTACAGGTATTGCTCCGTTCTGCTTGTTCCTGTGGAACATGTTCTTTAAGAAACATGACCACTACAAGGTATAAGCACCTTAGCTGTCAGTGGATGCCATGGCAGTGGATGAGGGTGACAGAGCTATTGATTCCAACTCATCTGCATTTGGAAGCATCAGATGAACCTGATCAATGTGACATGTATGAAGCTGACAGTAAATCATCCTCAACGCCGCAGATGCATACAAACTCAAAGGCAAGCTCTCAGCGTTACAAGTCAAGTAGAACAAATGACGAGTGAAATTGAGGAGCCCAGGGTACCTAATTTAATGTTTGTTCTAAGAAAATTTTGAGTTTCAGAATACATATGTAAATCAGGATATATGTGTATATGTGTGTGTTCTTGTGCTTTGAGCTAACCAACTATGTTTAAGTACTTCTCCCCATGTTCTTTATTGTTTATAATTTGTTATACCAGGAGCCACATAAGATGTCAATATTAGAAATTTCCACAAATTAAACTAATAAGTTGTCTTGAATAAGTTATTATGATATTATATGGTCCCATTGCAACGCACGGGCGCTCACCTAGTAAATTATAGATCAACGTAAAGCAGATAGGTTGTGTTATAAAAAAACACATGGGCAGTAGAGATATAGTACCGTGCACATTGCATGGCCCAAGCAGAAGCtttcttattttctttctttAGGCGCACATAGCTTGTTGAATAGAAAATGACACATGCACACACACAGCTTGTCAAAAAAATATGACAGCTTCGTTTGGATCAGCGACTACATGATATAACACACGTCGAAATCAAGGTATGGCGAGTGCCAGACCTTGTCACACTGAGTCCTCCTCCACTGAGCGACCCCACTTCAGTGAGcactttcgcaagggcatatcctgaccttccggggtaccatatgtggtcaacttgggaccgactgacggccgtcttaacctccggacccgcgggtttcgaggaagaggacgaccccgacttcagttgggatttctccggactctgtgaccctagtgccatgcgagacttcatgtccgcatgtgatcaCTGCCTCTCCTgctactctgacgatggccacaaccttgacgacgagggttacgacccaactggcgagtgtttccacatcgatcagggggatcacgacgaagacaaccaccttGGCATGCCAGGAAACGacgacgcccctgtgcctgcgtctcgcgttgagatcccgcggaGCTAGATGTGGCTcgggtccctgcggggggtcagggcacacagctcgagcaactccgcgagatgtaggccaaGCTTGACGAAGAAACagggcgacttgtgcagctccgacaaaacatcgagcaatagtgggcaggtcgagcactcgctggaggaGCGCGACAtcgggcccaggacgtccagcgacGTAtaattgacgatgccagggcagggctgcccctgGCCTTCAACGGGGCCGACCAGGGcctagctgcagcagcgatgttacttcgaacaatgccggagccatccaccaccgaagggtgacgtatccagggcgaactcaaggacctcTTGGAAGATGTCGCggcccgacgagccgagagctctgcctcccgaaggcgaggatgcccctcggagcatcacgcagcGTCCTCCCGACACATGTGCGAGGCCTCGATCCACACCGAGCACACGGGAGACGGGACACCTGCAGCCCGgggtcgcctcggcgacgagcagcaCCGCCATGACCGTCGAGCTCGCCTCGAGGAaatggtgcgccgaggctaccaccccagacgcggaggacgctacgatagtgaggaggatcggagcccctcgcctggACCACCAGGTCTgcgggtcttcagccgggccatacgacgggcaccgttcccggcccggtttcgagccccgactaccatttccaagtactcgagggagaccaggccggagttgtggctcgcggattaccgactgccatgccagttgggagggacggacgacgacaacctcatcatccgcaacctcccccttttcctctccgacgctgccagggcctggctggagcatctgcctcctgcgcagatcttcgactgggacgacctggtcaaggccttcgctggaaatttccaaggtacgtatgtgcgccctgggaactcatgggatcttcggagctgccgccagcagccaggggaatccctgcgagagtacatccggtggttttcaaagcagtgcatcgagttgcccaacatcaccgactcggacgtcatcggagccTTCCTCGCCGGTACCACGTGCCGAGACCAGGTGAGCAAACTAGGGCGTAAGacacccaccaaggcgagcgaattgatggacatagccaccaagtttgcctctggtcaggaggcggtcgaagccatcttccggaaggacaagcagcctcagggaaggcagaaggaagacgcccccgagatgtccgtccagcgtggcacgaagaagaagaccaggaagaaaGCGCAAGCAAAACACAACGCCATTGACgcggatcttgtcgctgctgccgagcacaggaatcctcggaaacctcccagaggggccaacatgttcgacaagatgctcaaggagtcgtgcccctatcacaggggtcccgtcaagcacacccttgaagagtgcgacatgctccggcgttacttcaataaggcaggaccctcggcagaaggtggcaaggaccaaggcaacaacaagaagggggcgacAAGGACGAGGAGTTCCCGGAAGTCCACAACTACTTCATgaactatggtgggcaagtggtgaatgcctcggctcgacaccccaagcaagaacgtcgggaggtctgctcgatgaagatagcaacgccagtctacctagactggtccgacaaacccATTACCTTTGACTAaggtgaccaccccgactgcgtaccgagcccaggaaggtacccgcttgtcATCGACCctatcatcggcaatgctaggctctccaaggtcctcatggacggaggcagcagcctcaacatcatctacgccgagaccctagggctcttgggggtcgatctgtccatgatccgggccggtgcagcaccctttcacgggattgtccccggcaagcgtgtcctgccccttgggcaacttgatttgcccgtctgcttcagaactccctccaacttccgaaaggaaaccctcactttcgaggtagtcgggttctgagggacctatcacgcggtgttgggaagaccgtgctacgccaagttcatggtcgtccccaactacacgtacctcaagctcaagatgccaggccccaaggcAACCATCACCATTGGATCcacataccgccacgcttacgagtgcgacgtggaatgcgtggagtacgctgaagccctcgccgagtctgaggccctcatcgccgacctggattgcctctccaaagaggcgctcgacgcgaagcggcacgccgacaacttcgaaccagctgaggcggttaagtccgtctctctcgaccctagcaacgacatcggcaagaaagtcaggatcggctccgagctcgaccccaaataggaagcagtgctcgtcgactttctccgcgcaaacgccgaaatttttgcgtggagtccctcggacatgccaggcataccaagggatgtcgccgagcactcactggacatctgagccggtgcccgacccgtgaaacagcacctgcgccgttttgatgaggaaaagcacagagccataggcgaggaggtcctcaagctaatggctgcagggttcatcaaagacgtattccatccagaatggttagctaaccctgtacttgtaaagaaaaaagtgggaaatggaggatgtgtgtagactacactgggttaaataaagcatgtccaaaggttccctaccctctgcctcgcatcgatcaaattgtggactccactgctgggtgcgaaaccctgtctttcctcgatgcctattcaggctatcaccaaatcaagatgaaagaatccgaccagctcgcgacttcttttatcacaccttttggcatgtattgttatactactatgccatttggcttgaggaatgcaggtgcaacataccaaaggtgcatgaaccatgtgtttggagagcacatcggcagaacagtcgaggcttatgtcgatgacatcattgtcaaaacaaggaaagcctctgacctcctctctgaacttgagataacattcaggtgcctaaaggcgaagggcgtaaaactcaatcccgataagtgtgtcttcggagtcccccgaggcattctcctagggttcatcgtctctgaacgaggcatcgaggccaacccggagaaaatcgcggccatcaccaacatgggacccatcaaagatttaaaaggagtacaaagggtgatgggatgccttgcggctctgagccgcttcatctcgcgccttggcgagaaagggttgcccttgtaccacctcttaaggaaggccgagcgcttcacttggactctcgaagccgaagaagccctcagaaaccttaaagcactccttactaatgcgcccatcttggtgccccccgctgcgggagaagcactcttgatttacgtagccgcaaccactcaggtggtcagcgccgcggtcgtagtcgagagacgagaagaggggtatgcactgctcatccagaggccagtctacttcatcaggaggtgctatccgagaccaaaatctgctaccggtaaatccagaagctactgtacgcagtgattctaacacggcgaaagctgcgacactacttcgagtctcatccggtgactgtggtgtcatcctccccctgggagagatcatccagtgccgagaggcctcgggtaggatggcAAAATGGGTggtggaactcatgggggaaacactttcattcgctcctcggaaggccataaaatcccaagtcttggtagacttcctggctgaatgggtcgacacccaattgccgatagctccaatccaagccgaactttggaccatgtacttcgatgggtcgctcatgaaaaccggagcaggtgctggcttgctcttcatctcacccctcgggaaacatgtgcgctacgtaatacgcctccattttccggcatcaaacaacatggccgaatacgaggccttggttaatgggttgcgcatcgccgtcgagctaggggttcggtgcctcgacgctcgtggcaactcgcagctcattattgaccaagtcatgaagaactctcactgccgcgatcgaaaaatggaggtctactgcgacgaagttcggtgcttggaagataagttctatgggctggaactcaaccatgttgctcgacggtacaacgagactacggatgagctggctaaaatagcctcgggacggacgacggttcccctgaacgtcttctccagggacatatatcaaccatccgtcaaactcaacgacgcacccgaacctgaggagacctcggcctagcccgaggtaccctcggccgccgagggtgaggccctgcgcgtcaagAGAGGGCAGAATGGAGTTACGCCAAacctaaactggcagaccccgtacctggaatatctcctccgaggagagctgcccctcgacaaggtcgaagctcggcgactggctcggcgcgccaagtcgttcgttttactaggtgatgaaaaagagttgtaccaccgcagcccctcaggcattctccaacgatgcatatccgccgCCCAAGGACAAAAGCTGTTATAGGAAATACACTCGggagcttgcggtcaccatgcagcacctcgagccctcgtaggaaacgctttccgacaaggtttctactggccgaccgcggtgaccgacgccactaggattgtacgctcctgccgagggtgtcaattctacacgagacggacgcacctgcccgctcaggccctacagacaatacctatcacttggtcgtttgccgtatggggtctggacctcgtcggtcccttgcagaaggcacccgggggcttcacgcacctgctggtcgccatcgacaaattctccaagtggatcgaagtccgacccttaaccagcatcgggtccgagcaggcggtggcgttctttacaagtatcatccatcgctttggggtcccaaactccatcatcaccgacaatggcacacaattcactgggaaaaagttcctagacttctgcgaaggctaccacatccgtgtggactgggccaccgtagctcacccaatgacaaatgggcaggtggaccgcgccaatggcatgattttgcagggactaaaaccaaggatctacaacgacctcaacaagtttggcaggcgatggataaaagagctaccctcggtggtttggagtctgaggaagaCGCTGAgctgggccacgggtttctcgccatttttcctagtctatggggccgaggccatcctacccacggacttaaaatacggctccccgaggacaaaggcatacgacgaccaaaacaaccagaccagccgagaggattcattggaccagctggaagaggctcgggacgtagccttactacactcagcacggtatcagcagtctctgcgacgctaccacgcccgaaggattcggccccgaggcttccaagtgggagatttggtgcttcggctacgacaagacgcccgagggcgccacaagcttactcctccctgggaagggccgttcatcatcgccaaaattttgaagcccgggacatacaagctggccaacgatcaaggcgaggtctacagcaacgcttggaacatcgaacagctacatcgcttttatccctaaaatgtttcaagtcgttcatgtatctcggtccctttacatgtataaataaaaagtctaactgtcaagggaggatcggccttgcctcagcaaaaaccgaccctccctcgggggctagaagggggaaccccctctgcgtcaaaattttcctcggaaatgtTTTCTACTGaaatgactttcgtgcctttcaacTACGTCGATAACGAAATCCTAAAAACGAGcgggagagaccttgaacggcaaggccaaccgggctgagggactcctacgcctccgggatacagatacctcactcatcaccttccgtgaaaggtagctcacgctcggacaagtgattctgctaccgaacaagtcctagcgctcgaaacaagaggaaagaaaacacagctttatactctGACACTAAAAATGTTTTGGCCTCAGCGGCAACAAGAAACATGCACATACTTAGAATAAATTGTTCCCCACAGGGTCAAGTGTCggtagggggaggagcagcaccctcggcgtcgttcctacccacggcggaatctggcccggccacgGACGGTGAcacaggcggaaggatctccacctcaaaaaaggaagccaacgccgcgcctgggccctcggtagccgcatcaagcctttggacctcggctagggcggcctcctcttcgtcgggtaagcagtagccctcgctgacccgctccaaatccacgtcgtagtgggaggcGAGGAcaacga
This genomic window contains:
- the LOC103650544 gene encoding enolase 1; its protein translation is MAVTITWVKTRQIFISRGNPTVEVDVGLRDGSYARGAVPSGVSTVETKSCLSQGRISSPSLSNAWAHHQGIEEKTLSVQPPPTIILLSVPISCGLHHCNACHRYRYCSVLLVPVEHVL